The following proteins are co-located in the Terriglobales bacterium genome:
- a CDS encoding nuclear transport factor 2 family protein encodes MSRSRIASACGLGLAAALLLAGCTMWKEKPVTEWSSATGAEQFERLLWKDIQAKNWDSVEQHLAATFVSVTASGTRDRAAALEHWKQLSLEEYAMGEVQVAPSGDLAIVTYTVTLKGTSNGQPLPSGPYRIMTIWQKQKKGWAAIAHSATMQAAAPASSGSR; translated from the coding sequence ATGTCGCGCTCCCGCATCGCCTCCGCCTGCGGCCTGGGTCTGGCCGCCGCCCTTCTGCTCGCCGGCTGCACCATGTGGAAGGAAAAACCCGTCACCGAGTGGAGCAGCGCCACCGGCGCCGAGCAGTTCGAGCGCTTGCTGTGGAAGGACATCCAGGCCAAGAACTGGGACTCGGTAGAGCAGCACCTGGCCGCGACCTTCGTCTCCGTCACCGCCAGCGGCACGCGCGACCGCGCCGCCGCCCTGGAGCACTGGAAGCAGCTTTCCCTGGAGGAGTACGCCATGGGCGAGGTTCAGGTGGCGCCCAGCGGCGACCTCGCCATCGTGACCTACACCGTCACCCTCAAGGGCACCTCCAACGGCCAGCCCCTGCCTTCCGGGCCCTACCGCATCATGACCATCTGGCAGAAGCAAAAGAAGGGCTGGGCGGCGATCGCGCACTCGGCCACCATGCAGGCCGCCGCACCCGCCTCCAGCGGATCCAGATGA
- a CDS encoding type II secretion system protein has product MKKVQRQAGFSLLELLIVIAIVIVLAAVALFNLPVALRSMRVNTGYQTLLTQMRMARESAVAKRTIFYLTFNNPAQNIVLTQRTGGVDQVISTVPLPYDIQFTVVPGMPNTTATTPDNFGTGATSLDLDQGNAGGNVNQIFFYPDGSARDNLGRVDSGVIYICRPGDLMSCRAVSIYGATGRIRGWQLTRTAAGGVQWN; this is encoded by the coding sequence ATGAAGAAGGTCCAGAGGCAAGCCGGGTTCAGCTTGTTGGAGTTACTGATCGTCATCGCGATCGTCATCGTGCTGGCGGCGGTGGCGCTGTTCAACCTGCCGGTGGCGCTGCGCTCCATGCGGGTCAACACCGGCTACCAGACGCTGCTCACGCAGATGCGCATGGCCCGAGAGAGCGCGGTGGCCAAGCGGACCATCTTTTATCTCACCTTCAATAATCCGGCGCAGAACATCGTGCTGACGCAGCGCACCGGGGGCGTGGACCAGGTGATCAGCACCGTGCCCCTGCCCTACGACATCCAGTTCACGGTGGTGCCGGGCATGCCCAATACCACCGCCACCACCCCCGACAACTTCGGGACGGGCGCGACCTCTCTCGACCTGGACCAGGGCAACGCCGGCGGCAACGTCAACCAGATCTTCTTCTATCCCGACGGTTCGGCGCGCGACAACCTGGGACGCGTCGACAGCGGCGTGATCTACATCTGCCGCCCCGGCGACCTGATGAGCTGCCGCGCGGTCTCCATCTACGGGGCGACCGGCCGGATCCGGGGCTGGCAACTCACGCGCACGGCTGCCGGAGGTGTGCAATGGAACTGA
- a CDS encoding prepilin-type N-terminal cleavage/methylation domain-containing protein, which translates to MELRRRPGKRGGRQAGFSLLEVMIAIVVLAVGIVSLLGLFTVAVGNMQVAQEDLIARQKAAQALESVFAARDTAQLTYAQIQNVANGGVFLNGPQPLLQPGPDGIIGTADDVGPPDQLILPGPDGLLGTGDDVIVPLSGFTRQIDITQVFLPSGAVDPSLRQITVTISYATPQRGFRTYQVASYISSYR; encoded by the coding sequence ATGGAACTGAGGCGCAGGCCGGGAAAGCGGGGAGGGCGGCAGGCCGGCTTCAGCCTGCTGGAAGTGATGATCGCCATCGTGGTGCTGGCGGTGGGCATCGTCAGCCTGCTGGGACTGTTCACGGTGGCGGTGGGCAACATGCAGGTGGCGCAGGAAGACCTGATTGCGCGGCAGAAGGCGGCGCAAGCCCTGGAAAGCGTCTTCGCCGCCCGCGACACGGCGCAGTTGACCTATGCCCAGATCCAGAACGTCGCCAACGGGGGAGTATTCCTGAACGGTCCGCAGCCCTTGCTGCAGCCCGGGCCCGACGGCATCATCGGCACGGCCGACGACGTGGGTCCGCCGGACCAGCTCATCCTGCCGGGGCCGGACGGGCTGCTGGGGACGGGGGACGACGTCATCGTGCCGCTCTCCGGTTTCACCCGCCAGATCGACATCACGCAGGTGTTCCTGCCTTCGGGGGCGGTGGACCCGTCCCTGCGGCAGATCACCGTGACCATTTCCTACGCGACCCCCCAGCGCGGCTTCCGCACCTACCAGGTCGCGTCATACATCTCCAGCTACCGATAG